The Stomoxys calcitrans chromosome 3, idStoCalc2.1, whole genome shotgun sequence genome includes a region encoding these proteins:
- the LOC106083666 gene encoding glycoprotein-N-acetylgalactosamine 3-beta-galactosyltransferase 1, whose protein sequence is MNHNSSSSLKLFITLMIGIVIGFTFSQVMDTSRYEIPNLGTSLKNPDVWSNNPWQEEYAAFNFNDTNETINEWSANLSELNTKMADQLYDEVKVLCWILTGPANHEKKAIHVKNTWGSRCNKLLFMSSAEDSKLGSIKLPVGEGRGNLWNKTREAFKYIYDHYLDEYDWFLKADDDTYVIVENLRLFLYPMSTEAPVYFGCKFKPLVRQGYMSGGAGYVLSKEALKRFVELGYSNKTICHPGKGGSEDKEMGKCLQNVGVVAGDSRDDQHRGRFFPSGPNGHLKPKPKSNWYWRYIYYATEDGLNCCSDYAISFHYIHPDQMYVMDYLIYTLRPFGILPNSLQLPPKKDMNELLDKWRNETSNNPL, encoded by the exons ATGAACCATAATTCGTCTTCTAGTCTTAAGCTCTTCATTACCCTTATGATTGGCATAGTCATTGGCTTCACATTTTCTCAGGTGATGGACACATCTCGATATGAGATACCAAATTTAGGAACATCCTTAAAAAATCCCGATGTTTGGTCCAATAATCCTTGGCAAGAGGAATATGCTGCTTTTAATTTCAACGATACTAATGAAACAATTAATGAGTGGTCTGCAAATTTATCTGAACTCAATACCAAAATGGCAGACCAATTGTATGACGAGGTGAAAGTGCTTTGTTGGATTCTTACCGGACCAGCCAACCATGAGAAAAAAGCTATCCATGTGAAAAATACATGGGGTTCAAGATGCAATAAATTATTATTCATGAGTTCGGCGGAGGACTCCAAATTGGGGTCCATTAAATTACCAGTAGGAGAGGGCAGAGGAAATTTGTGGAATAAAACCAGAGAAGCTTTCAAATATATTTATGATCATTATTTGGACGAGTACGATTGGTTTCTGAAAGCGGACGATGATAC CTATGTAATCGTGGAGAaccttagattatttttatatccCATGTCCACAGAAGCTCCAGTATATTTTGGCTGCAAATTTAAGCCCCTCGTCAGACAG GGTTACATGTCTGGTGGTGCTGGCTACGTTCTAAGTAAGGAGGCTCTTAAACGTTTTGTGGAGTTGGGCTACAGCAACAAAACTATTTGCCATCCTGGCAAAGGGGGCTCTGAGGACAAGGAAATGGGCAAATGCCTTCAAAATGTTGGAGTAGTTGCCGGTGATTCCCGCGATGATCAGCATCGTGGACGATTCTTTCCCTCTGGCCCTAATGGCCATTTGAAGCCAAAACCAAAATCGAATTGGTATTGGCGTTATATATACTATGCCACAGAAGAT GGTTTGAACTGTTGTTCGGATTATGCCATATCATTCCATTACATACATCCGGACCAGATGTATGTAATGGACTATTTAATTTATACACTACGACCTTTCGGTATATTACCGAATTCACTGCAACTGCCACCTAAAAAGGATATGAACGAGTTATTGGATAAATGGAGAAATGAAACATCAAATAATCCTTTATGA